One window from the genome of bacterium encodes:
- a CDS encoding CopG family transcriptional regulator, translating to MPESKVTIKIPRPLYNHLAHIVGDSGFNSVTDFIVFVLRDLISNQASTAADLNSQTAQTALSSQEIEAIRARLKSLGYF from the coding sequence ATCCCTGAAAGTAAAGTGACCATTAAAATCCCGCGGCCGCTTTATAATCATCTGGCGCACATTGTCGGCGACAGCGGATTCAACTCAGTGACCGATTTTATTGTTTTTGTGTTGCGCGATCTGATTTCCAATCAAGCCTCAACCGCCGCAGACCTGAACAGCCAAACCGCTCAAACCGCATTGTCGTCGCAGGAGATCGAGGCGATTCGAGCCCGGCTGAAATCACTCGGCTATTTCTAA